In one Pseudomonas sp. 31-12 genomic region, the following are encoded:
- the xylB gene encoding xylulokinase, whose protein sequence is MANQQLFLGIDCGTQGTKAVILDAHSGQVLGQGAAVHSLISGANGRREQDTSQWLEAFTLATRRALLAANVDGQDILGIGVSGQQHGLVLLDEQGQVLRPAKLWCDTESTPENDRLLTHLGGEKGSLERLGVVIAPGYTVSKLLWSKEQHPDIFARIARILLPHDYLNHWLTGRSCSEYGDASGTGYFNVRTRQWDLQLLRDIDPTGRLQAALPELIDAHQAVGTILPRIAEHLGINPLALVSSGGGDNMMGAIGTGNIKPGAITMSLGSSGTVYAYSDQPKVSPDASVATFCSSSGGWLPLICTMNLTNTTGVIRELFELDIEQFNDLVAKAPIGADGVCMLPFLNGERVPALPHATGSLLGLTMTNLTQANLCRAVVEGTTFGLRYGLDLLRQNGLQSRSICLIGGGSKSPVWRQIVADIMNTPVICTEQSEAAALGAAIQAAWCKSWANGHEDSLADLCERCVKLDPASETLPIAQNVAACQQAYERYQQHVATL, encoded by the coding sequence ATGGCAAACCAACAATTATTCCTCGGCATCGACTGCGGCACCCAAGGCACCAAAGCCGTGATCCTCGACGCCCACAGCGGGCAAGTCCTCGGTCAGGGCGCCGCCGTGCACAGCTTGATCAGCGGTGCCAACGGTCGTCGCGAGCAAGACACCAGCCAGTGGCTGGAAGCGTTCACCCTGGCCACCCGCCGCGCGTTACTCGCGGCGAATGTCGACGGTCAGGACATCCTCGGGATCGGTGTCTCCGGCCAGCAACACGGCCTGGTGCTGCTCGACGAACAGGGCCAGGTGTTGCGTCCGGCCAAGCTCTGGTGCGACACCGAATCCACCCCGGAGAATGACCGTCTGCTGACTCACCTCGGCGGAGAAAAGGGCTCACTGGAACGCCTCGGCGTGGTCATCGCGCCGGGCTACACCGTGTCCAAACTGCTGTGGAGCAAAGAACAGCACCCGGACATTTTCGCCCGAATCGCCCGCATCCTCCTGCCCCACGATTACCTCAACCACTGGCTCACCGGCCGCAGTTGCAGCGAGTACGGTGACGCCTCCGGCACCGGCTATTTCAACGTGCGGACCCGTCAATGGGATTTGCAATTGCTGCGCGACATCGACCCGACCGGCCGCCTGCAAGCCGCGCTGCCTGAGTTGATCGACGCGCATCAAGCGGTCGGCACGATCCTGCCGCGCATCGCCGAACACCTGGGCATCAACCCCCTGGCGCTGGTGTCCAGCGGGGGCGGCGATAACATGATGGGCGCGATCGGCACCGGCAACATCAAGCCCGGCGCGATCACCATGAGCCTCGGGTCTTCGGGCACGGTGTACGCCTATTCCGACCAGCCGAAAGTCAGCCCGGATGCATCGGTTGCGACGTTCTGTTCTTCCAGCGGTGGCTGGCTGCCGCTGATCTGCACCATGAACCTGACCAACACCACCGGGGTCATTCGTGAGCTGTTCGAGCTCGATATCGAGCAATTCAATGATCTGGTGGCAAAAGCACCCATCGGTGCCGACGGCGTGTGCATGTTGCCGTTCCTCAACGGTGAACGCGTCCCCGCCCTGCCCCATGCCACCGGCAGCCTGCTCGGCCTGACCATGACCAACCTGACCCAAGCCAACCTGTGCCGTGCCGTGGTGGAAGGCACGACCTTCGGTTTGCGTTATGGACTGGACCTGCTGCGCCAGAATGGCTTACAAAGCCGCAGCATTTGCCTGATCGGCGGCGGCTCGAAAAGCCCGGTGTGGCGCCAGATCGTCGCCGACATCATGAACACCCCGGTCATCTGCACCGAACAAAGCGAAGCCGCCGCCCTCGGCGCGGCGATTCAGGCGGCGTGGTGCAAGTCTTGGGCAAACGGCCACGAGGACAGTCTGGCGGACCTTTGCGAGCGTTGCGTGAAGCTCGATCCAGCCAGTGAAACCTTGCCGATTGCGCAAAATGTGGCGGCCTGTCAGCAGGCCTATGAACGCTATCAACAGCATGTTGCAACCCTTTAA
- a CDS encoding ABC transporter ATP-binding protein: MANLKIKNLQKGFEGFSIIKGIDLEVNDKEFVVFVGPSGCGKSTLLRLIAGLEEVSGGTIELDGRDITEVSPAKRDLAMVFQTYALYPHMSVRKNMSFALDLAGVPKAEVEKKVGEAARILELGPMLERKPKQLSGGQRQRVAIGRAIVRNPKIFLFDEPLSNLDAALRVQMRLELLRLHKDLKATMIYVTHDQVEAMTMADKVVVLNGGKIEQVGSPLDLYHQPANLFVAGFLGTPKMGFLKGKVTRVESQSCEVLLDAGTRITLPLTGANLNVGGAVTLGIRPEHLNLAQTGDCTLQVTADVSERLGSDTFCHVVTASGEALTMRVRGDLASRYGEALSLHLDAEHCHLFDADGVALTRPLRAAA; encoded by the coding sequence ATGGCCAACCTGAAAATCAAGAATCTGCAAAAAGGCTTCGAAGGCTTTTCCATCATCAAGGGCATCGACCTGGAAGTGAACGACAAGGAATTCGTGGTCTTCGTCGGCCCGTCGGGCTGCGGTAAATCCACCTTGCTGCGCCTGATCGCCGGGCTGGAAGAAGTCAGCGGCGGCACCATCGAACTCGATGGCCGCGACATCACCGAAGTCAGCCCGGCCAAGCGCGACCTGGCGATGGTGTTCCAGACCTACGCCTTGTACCCGCACATGAGCGTGCGCAAAAACATGTCCTTTGCCCTCGACCTGGCCGGCGTGCCGAAAGCCGAAGTGGAAAAGAAAGTCGGCGAAGCGGCGCGCATCCTTGAGCTGGGGCCGATGCTGGAGCGCAAGCCGAAGCAACTCTCCGGCGGCCAGCGTCAACGGGTCGCCATCGGCCGCGCCATCGTGCGCAACCCGAAAATCTTCCTGTTCGACGAACCGCTGTCGAACCTCGACGCCGCTCTGCGGGTGCAGATGCGTCTGGAACTGTTGCGTCTGCACAAAGACCTGAAGGCCACGATGATCTACGTGACCCACGACCAGGTCGAAGCGATGACCATGGCTGACAAAGTAGTCGTCCTCAATGGCGGAAAAATCGAGCAAGTCGGCTCGCCGCTGGATCTGTATCACCAGCCAGCCAATCTGTTCGTGGCCGGGTTTTTGGGCACGCCGAAAATGGGTTTCCTCAAGGGTAAAGTTACCCGCGTCGAAAGCCAAAGCTGTGAAGTCCTGCTGGACGCCGGTACCCGCATCACACTGCCGCTGACTGGCGCCAATCTGAACGTCGGCGGCGCCGTTACCCTGGGCATTCGTCCGGAGCACCTCAACCTCGCGCAAACCGGCGATTGCACCTTGCAAGTCACTGCCGACGTCAGCGAACGCCTGGGCAGCGACACCTTCTGCCACGTCGTGACCGCTTCCGGCGAAGCGCTGACCATGCGCGTTCGCGGCGACCTGGCCAGCCGCTACGGCGAAGCCTTGAGCCTGCACCTGGACGCCGAACACTGCCATTTATTCGATGCCGACGGCGTGGCGCTGACCCGCCCGTTGCGCGCAGCGGCCTGA
- a CDS encoding carbohydrate kinase has translation MYLVCGEALFDFFSEDDASGLASKVNFKAIAGGSPFNVAVGLRRLGVDAALLAGLSTDYLGRRLQQVLQNEGVRPDYLVDFAAPTTLAMVAVGANGSPHYSFRGEGCADRQLKSEHLPELGPDVRGLHIGSFSLVVQPIADTLLALVQRESGKRLISLDPNVRLNPEPNIDLWRSRIATLVELADLIKVSDEDLGLLYPEQDPQRVIEGWLQHRCQLVFLTRGGEGATVFSRKHGSWSVPASAVKIADTVGAGDTFQAALITWLTEQQLDSVEGVQSLERGQIDGMLRFAVSAAALTCSKTGPDLPYRQQLEMR, from the coding sequence ATGTATCTGGTGTGTGGCGAAGCGCTGTTCGATTTCTTCAGTGAAGACGACGCTAGCGGGCTTGCTTCAAAAGTGAATTTCAAGGCAATTGCCGGTGGCTCGCCGTTTAACGTGGCGGTCGGACTTCGGCGATTGGGTGTGGACGCGGCGCTGTTGGCCGGGTTGTCGACCGATTACTTGGGCCGACGCTTGCAGCAGGTTTTGCAGAATGAAGGCGTGCGTCCCGATTACCTGGTGGACTTCGCCGCACCGACCACGCTGGCAATGGTCGCGGTCGGCGCCAATGGCTCGCCGCACTACAGCTTTCGCGGTGAAGGTTGCGCAGATCGTCAGCTTAAATCCGAGCACCTGCCGGAGCTGGGGCCTGACGTGCGCGGTTTACACATCGGCTCGTTTTCCCTGGTGGTGCAGCCGATTGCCGACACGCTGCTGGCGTTGGTGCAGCGTGAAAGCGGTAAACGCCTGATCAGCCTTGATCCAAACGTGCGACTCAATCCCGAGCCCAACATCGACCTGTGGCGCTCGCGGATTGCGACGCTGGTTGAGTTGGCCGACTTGATCAAAGTCAGCGATGAGGATTTGGGCCTGCTGTATCCCGAACAGGATCCGCAAAGGGTGATTGAAGGCTGGCTGCAGCATCGCTGTCAGTTGGTGTTTTTGACCCGCGGTGGCGAAGGTGCGACGGTGTTCAGCCGCAAGCATGGTTCATGGTCAGTGCCGGCGAGCGCAGTGAAAATCGCTGATACCGTGGGCGCGGGCGATACGTTCCAGGCGGCGTTGATTACCTGGTTGACGGAGCAGCAACTGGATTCAGTTGAGGGTGTGCAATCGCTTGAGCGCGGGCAAATCGACGGGATGTTGAGGTTTGCGGTGAGTGCCGCGGCGCTGACCTGCAGCAAGACCGGGCCGGATTTGCCGTATCGGCAGCAGTTGGAAATGCGCTGA
- a CDS encoding carbohydrate ABC transporter permease translates to MNISTAKAHMDIPQPVRKSRLANPGWFLVSPSVALLLLWMIVPLGMTVYFSMIRYNLLYPGENEFVGLENFTYFLTDSGFMPGATNTLLLVGSVLLISVVLGVLISALLEASEFLGRGIVRVMLISPFFIMPTVGALIWKNLIFHPVSGILAYVWKLFGAQPVDWLAHYPLLSIIIIVSWQWLPFAILILMTAMQSLDQEQKEAARLDGAGPIAIFWHLTLPHLARPIAVVVMIETIFLLSVFAEIFTTTNGGPGYASTNLAYLIYNQALVQFDVGMASAGGLIAVVIANIAAIVLVRMIGKNLTDKT, encoded by the coding sequence ATGAATATTTCAACTGCCAAAGCTCACATGGACATCCCCCAACCGGTGCGTAAAAGCCGGTTGGCCAATCCCGGCTGGTTTCTGGTCAGCCCCTCGGTGGCGTTGTTGCTGCTGTGGATGATCGTGCCGCTGGGCATGACCGTTTACTTTTCGATGATCCGCTACAACCTGCTCTACCCCGGTGAAAACGAGTTCGTCGGGCTGGAGAACTTCACCTATTTCCTGACCGACTCGGGGTTCATGCCGGGCGCCACCAACACCCTGTTGCTGGTCGGCAGCGTGTTGCTGATCAGCGTGGTCCTGGGTGTGCTGATCAGTGCACTGCTGGAAGCCAGTGAATTCCTCGGCCGCGGTATCGTGCGGGTGATGCTGATCTCGCCGTTTTTCATCATGCCCACGGTCGGGGCGCTGATCTGGAAGAACCTGATTTTCCACCCGGTGTCGGGGATTCTGGCCTACGTCTGGAAACTGTTCGGCGCGCAGCCGGTGGACTGGCTGGCGCATTACCCGCTGCTGTCGATCATCATCATCGTGTCCTGGCAATGGCTGCCGTTCGCGATCCTGATCCTGATGACCGCCATGCAGTCTCTCGACCAGGAACAGAAGGAAGCCGCACGCCTCGACGGCGCCGGGCCGATCGCGATTTTCTGGCACCTGACCCTGCCGCACCTGGCCCGGCCGATTGCGGTGGTGGTGATGATCGAAACCATCTTCCTGCTCTCGGTGTTCGCCGAAATCTTCACCACCACCAACGGCGGCCCCGGCTATGCCTCGACCAACCTCGCGTACCTGATCTACAACCAGGCGCTGGTGCAGTTCGACGTCGGCATGGCGTCCGCCGGCGGCTTGATCGCGGTGGTGATCGCCAACATCGCGGCCATCGTGCTGGTGCGCATGATCGGCAAAAACCTGACCGACAAGACCTGA
- a CDS encoding carbohydrate ABC transporter permease gives MTLQQSRRLQSLLLGTLAWAIAILIFFPIFWMVLTSFKTEIDAFATPPQFIFTPTLENYLHINERSDYFSFAWNSVVISFNATALSLLIAVPAAYSMAFYETQRTKGTLLWMLSTKMLPPVGVLMPIYLLAKSFGLLDTRIALIVIYTLINLPIVVWMIYTYFKDIPKDILEAARLDGATLWQEMVRVLLPIAKGGLASTVLLSLILCWNEAFWSLNLTSSKAAPLTALIASYSSPEGLFWAKLSAVSTLACAPILIFGWISQKQLVRGLSFGAVK, from the coding sequence ATGACCCTTCAACAATCCCGCCGCCTGCAAAGCCTGCTGCTCGGCACCCTGGCCTGGGCCATCGCGATCCTGATCTTCTTCCCGATCTTCTGGATGGTGCTGACCAGTTTCAAGACCGAAATCGACGCCTTCGCCACGCCGCCGCAGTTCATCTTCACGCCGACTTTGGAGAACTACCTGCACATCAACGAGCGCAGCGATTACTTCAGCTTCGCCTGGAACTCGGTGGTGATTTCCTTCAACGCCACGGCCCTGAGCCTGCTGATCGCGGTGCCGGCGGCGTACTCGATGGCTTTCTACGAAACCCAGCGCACCAAAGGCACGCTGCTGTGGATGCTCTCGACCAAGATGCTGCCGCCGGTGGGCGTATTGATGCCGATCTACCTGCTGGCCAAGAGTTTCGGTCTGTTGGACACACGGATTGCGCTGATCGTGATCTACACGCTGATCAACCTGCCGATCGTGGTCTGGATGATTTACACCTACTTCAAGGACATCCCCAAAGACATCCTCGAAGCCGCACGCCTGGACGGCGCGACCCTGTGGCAGGAAATGGTCCGGGTGCTGCTGCCGATCGCCAAGGGCGGACTGGCGTCCACGGTGCTGCTGTCACTGATCCTGTGCTGGAACGAGGCGTTCTGGTCGCTGAACCTGACCTCGTCGAAAGCCGCGCCGCTGACCGCGCTGATCGCCTCGTATTCCAGCCCCGAAGGGTTGTTCTGGGCCAAGTTGTCGGCGGTCTCGACGCTGGCCTGCGCACCGATCCTGATCTTCGGCTGGATCAGCCAGAAACAACTGGTCCGCGGCCTGTCGTTTGGCGCCGTGAAATAG
- a CDS encoding DUF4123 domain-containing protein: protein MSDALNNWLGEQAKLNRVLILALDSLAEPNPVTSLYSAGLMKRSVQLYRRTQYADFAAISPWLTELHEPNADAFRKLLDDPQRNWGWIGSMEKADLDGLTQHWQARMVIEEDGERSLFRFQDNRVIARCLANLSETEWPLLLGPISSVLYWDEEQWKSADNPKPGIYPVPNPAPWLRIPNAPERTRSILRENLKRWLLVYHTEAAAKLSETRNVREWLEEQMDLLETWQWNTPEQREFMLSLRLDPKCADDVAWQPLPSETPEQHFARCQRVFDASLGKPERE, encoded by the coding sequence ATGAGCGACGCACTGAACAACTGGCTCGGCGAACAGGCAAAACTCAATCGCGTGCTGATCCTGGCCCTGGACAGCCTCGCTGAGCCGAACCCGGTCACTTCGCTCTACAGCGCCGGATTGATGAAGCGCTCGGTGCAGCTCTATCGACGCACCCAATATGCCGATTTCGCCGCCATCAGCCCGTGGCTGACCGAATTGCACGAACCCAACGCCGATGCCTTCCGCAAACTGCTGGACGACCCGCAGCGCAACTGGGGTTGGATCGGCAGCATGGAAAAAGCCGACCTCGACGGCCTGACCCAACACTGGCAGGCGCGGATGGTCATTGAGGAAGACGGCGAACGATCGTTGTTCCGTTTTCAGGACAATCGGGTGATTGCTCGATGCCTCGCTAACTTGAGCGAAACCGAATGGCCGTTGCTGTTAGGCCCGATCAGCAGCGTGCTGTATTGGGACGAGGAGCAATGGAAAAGTGCGGACAACCCCAAGCCCGGAATATACCCGGTGCCCAACCCCGCGCCGTGGTTGCGAATTCCAAACGCGCCGGAGCGTACCCGCAGCATCTTGCGCGAAAACCTGAAACGTTGGCTGCTGGTGTACCACACCGAAGCCGCCGCCAAACTCTCCGAAACCCGCAATGTCCGCGAATGGCTGGAAGAACAGATGGACCTGCTTGAAACCTGGCAATGGAACACGCCAGAACAACGCGAATTCATGCTCAGTCTCAGACTTGATCCCAAATGCGCGGACGACGTGGCTTGGCAGCCATTACCGAGTGAAACCCCAGAGCAGCATTTTGCGCGGTGTCAGCGGGTGTTTGATGCGAGTTTGGGCAAACCAGAGCGTGAATAA
- a CDS encoding type VI secretion system tip protein VgrG, whose protein sequence is MLDANATHISLTLEGVSVDLQVLSFVGRETLNQPFCFDIELVSARPDLKLEELLHKPGCLTFGATGEGIIHGLVYRIEQGDSGKSLTRYSISLVPQLAYLRHNHDQQIFQHLSVPKVIAQVLEARGILSDAYSFQLGAIYPERDYCVQYDESDLHFIQRLCEEEGIHFHFQHSASGHKLVFGDDQTVFRKLAPVAYQQDSGMAATKPVIKRFNLRLETRTSRVSRRDYDFEKPRILPEGAAKSTFAPDLEDYDYPGRFTDRARGKQLATRALERHRSDYKLAEGKGDEPTLVSGHFMALSEHPRAEWNDLWLLLEVVHEGKQPQVLGKNVTSDVTHNKDDFHQGYRNRFLATPWDAHFRPALEHPKPKVLGSQTAIVTGPPGEEIHCDEYGRVKVQFHWDRDGQANDKTSCWLRVATGWAGSAYGGIAIPRVGMEVLVTFLEGDPDQPLITGCLFHKENVVPYDLPANKTRSTFKTLSSPGGKGYNEFRIEDKKGAEQIYLHAQRDWDENIEHDQKIRIGNERHDTVESNVFSEFKVEEHRITHLDRKTEARADDHLTVAATQHVKVGTAQFVEAGQEIHYHAGEKVVVEGGMELTAKAGGSFVKVDAGGVTISGAEVKVNTGGSPGVGTGIQILPPVIPWAAAQDKAGALLVPAAVQMAMAKAARASGDIRCPICEACREGKCDLGTAA, encoded by the coding sequence ATGCTGGACGCGAACGCAACCCATATTTCCCTGACGCTGGAAGGCGTTTCCGTTGACCTGCAAGTGCTCAGCTTCGTCGGTCGCGAAACCCTCAATCAGCCATTCTGTTTCGACATCGAACTGGTCAGCGCCCGTCCCGACCTGAAGCTCGAAGAGTTGCTGCACAAGCCTGGCTGCCTGACCTTCGGCGCAACCGGCGAAGGCATCATTCACGGTCTGGTCTATCGCATCGAGCAAGGCGACTCCGGCAAAAGCCTGACGCGCTACAGCATCAGCCTGGTCCCGCAACTCGCTTACCTGCGCCACAACCATGACCAGCAGATCTTCCAGCATTTAAGTGTGCCGAAAGTCATCGCCCAGGTACTTGAGGCGCGCGGCATCCTGTCTGACGCCTACAGTTTCCAGCTCGGCGCGATCTACCCCGAGCGCGATTACTGCGTGCAGTACGACGAATCCGACCTGCATTTCATCCAGCGTCTGTGTGAAGAGGAAGGCATTCACTTCCACTTCCAACACAGCGCCAGCGGCCACAAACTCGTCTTCGGCGATGACCAGACGGTGTTCCGCAAACTCGCGCCCGTGGCCTACCAGCAAGACTCCGGCATGGCCGCCACGAAACCGGTGATCAAGCGCTTCAACCTGCGCCTGGAAACCCGCACCTCCCGCGTCAGCCGCCGCGACTACGATTTCGAAAAACCACGCATCCTGCCCGAAGGCGCCGCCAAGAGTACCTTCGCTCCAGACCTCGAAGACTACGACTATCCTGGCCGTTTCACCGACCGCGCACGCGGCAAACAACTGGCGACCCGCGCGCTGGAACGCCATCGCAGCGACTACAAACTCGCCGAAGGCAAAGGCGACGAGCCCACCCTGGTCAGCGGCCACTTCATGGCCCTCAGCGAACACCCGCGCGCCGAGTGGAACGACCTCTGGCTGTTGCTCGAAGTCGTGCACGAAGGCAAGCAGCCGCAAGTGCTCGGCAAAAACGTCACCAGCGACGTCACCCACAACAAAGACGATTTCCATCAGGGCTACCGCAACCGCTTCCTCGCCACCCCGTGGGACGCGCACTTCCGCCCTGCCCTCGAACACCCGAAACCGAAAGTCCTCGGCAGCCAGACCGCCATCGTCACCGGTCCGCCCGGCGAAGAAATCCACTGCGACGAATACGGCCGCGTCAAAGTGCAATTCCACTGGGACCGCGACGGCCAGGCCAACGACAAGACCAGTTGCTGGTTACGCGTCGCCACCGGCTGGGCCGGCAGTGCCTACGGCGGCATCGCCATCCCGCGGGTCGGCATGGAAGTCCTCGTCACCTTCCTCGAAGGCGACCCCGACCAACCGCTGATAACCGGCTGCCTGTTCCACAAGGAAAACGTCGTCCCCTACGACCTGCCGGCGAACAAGACCCGCAGCACCTTCAAAACCCTCAGCTCACCGGGCGGCAAGGGTTACAACGAGTTCCGCATCGAAGACAAGAAAGGCGCGGAACAAATCTACTTGCACGCCCAGCGCGACTGGGATGAAAACATCGAACACGACCAGAAAATCCGCATCGGCAATGAACGCCATGACACGGTCGAGTCCAATGTTTTCAGCGAGTTCAAGGTTGAAGAACACCGGATTACCCATCTGGACCGCAAGACCGAAGCGCGGGCGGATGATCACCTGACCGTGGCGGCGACCCAGCATGTGAAGGTCGGGACGGCGCAGTTTGTCGAGGCGGGTCAGGAGATTCATTACCACGCTGGCGAGAAGGTGGTGGTTGAAGGCGGAATGGAACTGACGGCCAAGGCTGGCGGGAGTTTCGTCAAGGTTGATGCGGGGGGTGTGACGATCAGTGGGGCTGAGGTGAAAGTGAACACCGGGGGGTCGCCTGGGGTGGGGACAGGGATTCAGATTTTGCCGCCCGTCATCCCGTGGGCCGCCGCTCAGGACAAAGCCGGCGCCCTGCTCGTCCCGGCCGCCGTACAAATGGCCATGGCCAAAGCCGCCCGTGCGTCGGGCGACATACGCTGCCCGATTTGCGAAGCCTGCCGTGAAGGCAAGTGCGATCTGGGGACTGCTGCATGA
- a CDS encoding mannitol dehydrogenase family protein: MKLNKHNLNRLAPEVVLPAYTLSDTRQGIAHIGVGGFHRAHQAYYTDALMNTGEGLDWAICGVGLRAEDRRARDDLKEQDYLFTLFELGDTDDTEVRVIGAIRDMLLAEDGAQVLIDKLASPEIRIVSLTITEGGYCIDDSNGEFMAHLPQIQHDLANPNAPKTVFGFLCAALAKRRAAGTPAFTLMSCDNLPHNGAVTRKALLAFAALRDADLRDWIESNVSFPNAMVDRITPMTSTEHRLQLADKHALDDAWPVVCEPFVQWVLEDKFVNGRPAWEKVGVQFTDDVTPYEEMKIKLLNGSHLALTYLGFLKGYRFVHETMNDPLFVRYMRAYMDLDVTPQLSPVPGIDLTDYKNTLVARFSNQAIADQLERVCSDGSSKFPKFTVPTINRLIADGQETKRAALVVAAWALYLKGVDENGDTYSIPDPRATFCQALVADDALITQRLLEVEEIFGTAIPNSPEFVAAFEWCCNSLREVGVTRTLERVLA, translated from the coding sequence ATGAAACTCAACAAACACAACCTGAACCGCCTCGCCCCCGAGGTGGTCCTGCCCGCCTACACCCTGAGCGATACGCGCCAGGGCATCGCCCACATCGGCGTCGGCGGCTTTCACCGTGCCCATCAGGCGTATTACACCGACGCGCTGATGAATACCGGCGAAGGCCTGGACTGGGCAATTTGCGGGGTCGGCCTGCGCGCCGAAGACCGCCGCGCCCGGGACGATCTGAAGGAGCAGGATTACCTCTTCACTCTGTTCGAACTGGGCGATACCGATGACACAGAGGTCCGGGTCATCGGCGCGATTCGCGACATGCTGTTGGCCGAAGACGGTGCGCAGGTGTTGATCGACAAACTCGCCAGCCCAGAGATCCGCATCGTCTCGCTGACCATCACCGAAGGCGGTTATTGCATCGACGACAGCAACGGCGAGTTCATGGCGCACCTGCCGCAAATCCAGCACGACCTGGCGAACCCGAACGCACCGAAAACCGTGTTCGGCTTTCTTTGTGCCGCGCTGGCCAAACGCCGCGCTGCCGGCACGCCGGCGTTCACTTTGATGTCTTGCGATAACCTGCCGCACAACGGCGCGGTCACCCGCAAAGCTTTATTGGCGTTCGCCGCTTTACGCGACGCCGATCTGCGCGACTGGATCGAGAGCAACGTCAGCTTCCCCAACGCCATGGTCGATCGCATTACCCCGATGACCAGCACCGAACATCGCCTGCAACTGGCCGACAAACATGCGCTGGACGATGCCTGGCCGGTGGTCTGCGAACCGTTTGTGCAGTGGGTGCTGGAAGACAAATTCGTCAACGGGCGTCCGGCCTGGGAAAAGGTCGGCGTGCAATTCACCGACGACGTCACGCCCTATGAAGAGATGAAAATCAAACTGCTCAACGGCAGTCATCTGGCCCTGACGTACCTGGGGTTTTTGAAGGGTTATCGCTTCGTTCACGAGACCATGAATGACCCGCTGTTCGTGCGCTACATGCGTGCCTACATGGACCTGGATGTCACACCGCAACTGTCGCCCGTACCGGGGATTGATCTGACGGACTACAAGAACACGCTGGTGGCGCGTTTCTCCAATCAGGCGATTGCCGATCAGCTGGAGCGGGTGTGTTCGGACGGGTCGTCGAAGTTTCCCAAGTTCACCGTGCCGACGATCAATCGCCTGATTGCCGATGGCCAGGAGACCAAGCGCGCCGCGTTGGTGGTGGCAGCCTGGGCGTTGTATTTGAAGGGGGTGGATGAGAATGGCGATACCTACTCGATACCCGATCCACGGGCGACGTTCTGCCAGGCGTTGGTGGCGGATGATGCGTTGATCACGCAGCGGTTGCTGGAGGTTGAGGAGATTTTCGGTACGGCGATTCCGAATTCACCCGAGTTTGTGGCGGCGTTTGAATGGTGCTGCAACAGCTTGCGGGAGGTGGGTGTGACGCGGACGTTGGAGCGGGTGTTGGCGTAA